GCGGCCGACGACATGGAGTTGCTGCCCTGGCTGGAGCGGCGCATCTGGCCGCTGGAAGCCGAGCTCACCCGCGAGATCACCTTCCTCGGCACAATGCTGGCCTGCGCGGAGATGGCGGCCGCCGGCATCACCTGTTTTGCGGACATGTACGTCTGGTCCAATGAAACGGCCCGCGCAGTGCACGACGTGGGCCTGCGCGCCGTGCTCAGCGAAGGGCTGCTCGGTTTTCCGACGCGCTCCTACGGCAGCGTGGAAGAGAGTCTGGCGCTCACGCGATCCTTCATGGAGGAGTATGCGGCTCACCCGCGGATCAGCTTCGCGCCGGCGCCGCACACCGCCTTCACCTCCACCGAAGAGCAACTCGTGCAGAGCTACGCCCTGTCCAAAGAACTGGACTCCCCCTGGCTCATCCACGCGGCCGAAACAGCCTCGGAAAACTCGCGCGTACTGGAGATGCACGGACAACGGACCATTCCGTATCTGGATTCCCTTGGATGCCTCGGCGAACGCGCCGTGCTCGTGCACGCCGTGGACCTCACGCCGGAAGAGGTCGAGATCATCGCCGCCCGCGGGGCAAAAATCGTGCATTGTCCGCGCTCCAACTGGAAGCTCGCCTCAGGCATGGCTCCGGTGCACGCTCTGGGCGCAGCCGGCGTCACCATGGCCCTGGGCACGGACGGCGCCGCCTCCAACAACTCCCTGGACATCCTCGGCGAGATGCGCGCCGCCGCCCTGGGCGCCAAGATTCGTCAGATGGACCCCACCGCCCTGCCCGCGGCCGAGGTCCTGGCCATGGCCACGCGCAACGGCGCCGCGGCGCTGCGCCTTCCTGGTTCCGGAATGCTCAAGCCCGGGCAGCCGGCCGATCTCTGCGTGCTGAATTTCGCCGGGCCGCACCTGCAGCCGTGCCATGATCCCCTGTCCCACGCCGTGTATGCGGCTCAGGGCTCGGACGTGTGCCTGACCATGGTGGACGGCCGCATCGTGTACGACCATGGCGCCTTCCCCACGCTGGACTACCCGGCGCTATTGGAAGCTGGCCACGAGGTGCAGGCGCACATGCGCAAGGTGCTGGACAGGAAAGGACGACAGGAGCGTTAATCGTTTTCCGCCGGCATTGTGGAAGAACCGGCCGAAAACAGCCCGAGAAGGACTTGACAGCGGCGGCTCATCTTCTATATCTAGTCTGCTTTTCGTTTCGCGTATCCCGGAAGCGCCGGCGATGGGGAACGGTCACCCCCTCGGCCCTTCTTGAATAAATCGACAATATTTTTCGGAGGTTCGATATGTCTGCAGCAGAACTGCAAGGCGCCGAGCGCACCCCCCAGGGCGTTGTCATGAAGGGCATTCCCATGGAGCCCGTGGTGGAAAAGTGCGAAGGCTGCGAGCGCATCAAGGAATTCGAGGGCGAGAAGTACTGCTCCACCTACCCTCAGCCCGAGAAGAAATGGAAGCTGGGCGTGTGCAACTTCGCCACGCACGTGCAGGCCCAGCTCGACAAGTCGGGCAAGGTCAAGGTCAACCCGCTCAAGGCGTCCAAGCGCGCCGCCCGCGGTCGCTAGACCAGACCAGCAAAAAAACGTTTTCAAGCGCCGGTCCTCCGTAAGGAGAGCCGGCGCTTAATTTTTGGATTGGGGGGCAACTGCGGTCTTGGGTGCGCATGACGCCCGAGAGCAGGCGAGCAATAGTGTTGTCAGAGCCCAGAACCTTCGTTTGCAGCGTGCGACTAAAAGCTCAAGGTCGAAGCGTATTTCCAGCACGGAATGGTCGATCTTCCTTGAAGCAACGCAGCAAGCGGGCGTTCGGAGCAGCCAGCTACCGCGTCGGCGCGGCTTTGTAGAAACAGTACGGGTCGCGATCGACAAAAGGATCGAGGCCGAGTCCTTTTACCACGGCCATGCACCCCCCGCACACGGCGCGGATGTCGCAGCCGGCGCAGGCAGCGCTGCCACGGCGATACGCGTCGGCCGATTCGCCGTCGTACACTCCGGCCAGACCAGCCTCATACACATTACCGATAGGCGAGACCATCTTTCGGCAGGCATGCGCCGAACCGTCGCTGAGCACGGCGAAGAAGTTGAATGCGGCCCCGCAGCCATAGCCGGTGCAGCCACCGGACAGCTCCTGCGTTCCATCGAGGATGGCGTTGAACAGATTGTCCTTAAGGCTGATATGCTTCGTGCCGCCGGAGGCCTCCAGGTACTCGCCCAGGAACTCGGCGAATCCGGCCGTATCCGCGCACGCCAGGGCCGCGCCTTCGCCCACCGGGGCCAGGCGGTTGAAGGTGAAACTCCCCGCTCGGCCTTCCAGTGCCTTGGCCAGAGGAATGACCTGGTCCTGATTGCCCCGCGTGAGGGTAAGCATGACCTGTGAGGGCACGTCCCTTTCCCGGAGCAGATCGAGAAACGCCATGGTCCGCCGGAAGTGCCCGGGGCCGCGAATGGCGTCGTTGTGCTCCTCCAGTCCTTCAAGGCTGACCTGAAAATAAGCGGGGACGGCGATTTCGAGCATGGCGTCCAGCATCTTCGCCCCGCACGGATTGGCCAGCAGCGCCACCTGGAGCCCGCGCGCCACGGCAGCGGCGTAGAGATCCAGGAAATTCGGATGGAGCAAAGGATTGCCGCCGGTGAAACTGGCCTGCCCCAGCACGTTGCGGGAATCGCAGAACCCTGCCAGTTCGTCCAGAAGACGCAAGCCCTGGTCGAGCGTGACGTCCTCTCGTTCGGAACGGTCGTAGCAGTGCTTGCAACGCAG
This DNA window, taken from Oceanidesulfovibrio indonesiensis, encodes the following:
- a CDS encoding amidohydrolase family protein, translated to MNHESPLLFTARWVLGPEGVIENGCVHIAGGRILAVCPREDVPASLMEKQPGTEHRDLGEALILPGLVNAHCHAPMTLFRGAADDMELLPWLERRIWPLEAELTREITFLGTMLACAEMAAAGITCFADMYVWSNETARAVHDVGLRAVLSEGLLGFPTRSYGSVEESLALTRSFMEEYAAHPRISFAPAPHTAFTSTEEQLVQSYALSKELDSPWLIHAAETASENSRVLEMHGQRTIPYLDSLGCLGERAVLVHAVDLTPEEVEIIAARGAKIVHCPRSNWKLASGMAPVHALGAAGVTMALGTDGAASNNSLDILGEMRAAALGAKIRQMDPTALPAAEVLAMATRNGAAALRLPGSGMLKPGQPADLCVLNFAGPHLQPCHDPLSHAVYAAQGSDVCLTMVDGRIVYDHGAFPTLDYPALLEAGHEVQAHMRKVLDRKGRQER
- a CDS encoding PxxKW family cysteine-rich protein; its protein translation is MSAAELQGAERTPQGVVMKGIPMEPVVEKCEGCERIKEFEGEKYCSTYPQPEKKWKLGVCNFATHVQAQLDKSGKVKVNPLKASKRAARGR
- the sbtM gene encoding thio(seleno)oxazole modification radical SAM maturase SbtM codes for the protein MTDFESNCERMYPATRRQLGEDAWRRILASLAAEGARANELPASIVGVVPDAPPWVHDLAAVELAADEVRRSAGEVPSGVDSLMLNPALQLVAVSWRGLHALVRGEEAHPSEGGAHVLIWALPSSPEEAGEASVRVAEASDEDLLALKIVAEDLPLEDVAREAGAPIYAVKALLRRATDKGLLLAPASRLVRGASSHPRPRPGSNSPRIPADVFASEHFTLQWHITQRCDLRCKHCYDRSEREDVTLDQGLRLLDELAGFCDSRNVLGQASFTGGNPLLHPNFLDLYAAAVARGLQVALLANPCGAKMLDAMLEIAVPAYFQVSLEGLEEHNDAIRGPGHFRRTMAFLDLLRERDVPSQVMLTLTRGNQDQVIPLAKALEGRAGSFTFNRLAPVGEGAALACADTAGFAEFLGEYLEASGGTKHISLKDNLFNAILDGTQELSGGCTGYGCGAAFNFFAVLSDGSAHACRKMVSPIGNVYEAGLAGVYDGESADAYRRGSAACAGCDIRAVCGGCMAVVKGLGLDPFVDRDPYCFYKAAPTR